A portion of the Leptospira inadai serovar Lyme str. 10 genome contains these proteins:
- a CDS encoding LA_1326/LA_4305 family lipoprotein has protein sequence MQQTFFSKSFPFFPILARFFLACIVFGISNCYPYANREIVFRSEGIALFKIDPKDLPGFYKITKTNSLDHPIQLDQNKVKDYLGNLRYSKRTAIGYFSDFVFSDHELDLLARDLPFALKALPKDKLLLLVTKYDDTQSVISYDELTTCILWATDARLNVVFGRIKREIVDKDQTLLFDRWTRIEEIPLEQSTDGTEIVEGENFDFGLAGGVPQRKWVSFDLKNPTKYKFLPRKQYGPVKLTDENDRP, from the coding sequence ATGCAACAAACGTTTTTTTCAAAAAGCTTCCCTTTCTTTCCGATCCTAGCGCGTTTCTTTCTTGCCTGCATAGTTTTCGGCATTTCAAACTGTTACCCTTACGCCAACCGAGAGATCGTGTTCCGCTCCGAAGGAATCGCTCTTTTCAAAATCGACCCGAAAGATTTACCCGGTTTTTACAAAATAACGAAAACCAATTCGCTCGACCATCCGATCCAGTTGGATCAGAATAAAGTAAAGGACTATCTCGGAAATCTGAGATATTCCAAGAGGACGGCTATCGGATATTTTTCCGATTTCGTTTTTTCCGATCACGAGCTGGATCTTTTGGCGAGGGATTTGCCTTTTGCCCTAAAGGCTCTTCCTAAAGACAAGCTACTGCTACTCGTCACGAAGTATGACGATACCCAATCGGTTATTTCCTATGACGAATTGACTACCTGCATCCTTTGGGCGACGGACGCCAGATTGAATGTCGTTTTCGGCAGAATTAAACGTGAGATCGTTGATAAGGATCAAACTCTCTTGTTCGACCGTTGGACTCGAATCGAAGAGATTCCGTTGGAGCAATCTACGGACGGAACCGAAATCGTGGAAGGGGAAAATTTCGACTTCGGTCTCGCGGGAGGAGTTCCCCAGCGCAAATGGGTCTCCTTTGATTTAAAGAATCCGACCAAGTATAAATTCTTACCTAGAAAACAATACGGCCCCGTTAAACTGACCGACGAAAACGATCGCCCTTGA
- the ileS gene encoding isoleucine--tRNA ligase, translated as MKEEENKNPYSNTVILPQTDFPMKAGLATREPEQIKEWEDGHLFRRMREKRKDKPGFVLHDGPPYANGNFHTGHSLNKILKDMIVKSKALSGFNTDMIPGWDCHGLPIEVQVLKNLGKKAKEIGPEELRKLCRDYAEEFVVKQGQDLSRFLCFWEKGRIYKTMSPDFEAKIVEIFGALFDKGYIYRGKKPVYWCIELATAHAEAEIEYHPHRSPSIYVKFPVKGKDKSYSLIWTTTPWTLPANLAISFNPRFSYSFYKTQDGDSLLLADGLKEAVEKATGVTLEKSGTVTNQDLESMVFQHPFLDRDSIPLFGEHVTLDAGTGAVHTAPGHGQDDYKVGLAAGLEPYSPVDDYGRYTDEFPMMKGTKVWDANPKIVELLKEKGLLLHYSEFEHSYPHSWRSKKPLIFRATPQWFFQIDHKGLREKSLEAIDKVQWIPSWGISRIRSMVETRPDWCLSRQRNWGVPIPAFTCEDCGETHLDSDSVRFFTEIVRQKGIEIWYTEPADALLPPGTKCGKCGSSSFRKGKDILDVWFDSGVSNFAVLSERGPEPPADLYLEGSDQHRGWFQSSLWPSMALRGIPPYKSVLTHGYVLDEQGRAMSKSLGNGIDPTKDIINVYGADILRLWVSSQDFRDDVRVGKEGLKTIADNYRKIRNTFRYLLGNLAGHTPEQNLTIDELEEVDRYYLSRLAHLTEELKAYYESYQFHQVYQKLLLFCTVTLSQDYFEMIRDRMYCDRRGSKTRRSSSTVLQIILDTLCIYSAPILSFTAEEVWKENDKRDSVFLEDFPDLSKVRDPKLEADFERTLAAREIVHKALEVARQAGKLGKSLEGAVELTGKGSTELKNRFSNAALELIFTVSQVRFDQTEREILAEHSDEEFAVRIVRPKEGECPRCWRHPAEERKGELCLRCAEAVSI; from the coding sequence ATGAAAGAAGAAGAGAATAAAAATCCGTATTCAAATACAGTCATACTTCCGCAAACCGATTTTCCGATGAAAGCCGGCTTGGCGACCCGGGAACCGGAGCAAATCAAAGAATGGGAGGACGGACATCTTTTTCGCAGAATGCGGGAAAAGAGGAAGGATAAACCCGGATTCGTGCTTCATGACGGACCTCCTTACGCTAACGGAAATTTCCACACGGGCCATTCGCTTAATAAAATCCTAAAGGATATGATCGTTAAATCCAAGGCTCTTTCCGGATTTAATACCGATATGATACCAGGTTGGGACTGTCATGGATTACCGATAGAAGTTCAAGTTCTCAAAAATCTGGGAAAGAAAGCCAAAGAGATCGGCCCCGAAGAACTTCGAAAACTTTGCCGCGACTACGCGGAAGAATTCGTGGTCAAACAAGGACAAGACCTTTCTCGCTTTTTATGTTTTTGGGAAAAAGGCCGTATTTACAAAACGATGAGTCCGGACTTCGAAGCGAAGATTGTGGAGATTTTCGGCGCCCTTTTCGACAAAGGCTATATATATCGCGGAAAAAAACCGGTATACTGGTGCATCGAATTGGCGACCGCCCACGCGGAAGCGGAAATCGAATACCACCCGCATAGATCCCCTTCGATTTACGTGAAATTTCCGGTAAAGGGGAAGGACAAAAGCTATTCCTTAATCTGGACGACCACCCCTTGGACCTTACCGGCCAACCTAGCGATCAGTTTTAATCCTAGATTCTCCTATTCATTCTATAAAACTCAGGATGGAGATTCGCTCTTACTTGCGGATGGATTGAAAGAGGCGGTCGAGAAAGCCACGGGAGTCACTCTAGAGAAGTCCGGCACCGTTACGAACCAAGATCTTGAATCCATGGTATTTCAACATCCGTTTTTGGATCGGGACTCCATCCCTCTATTCGGCGAACATGTGACCCTCGATGCAGGAACCGGCGCGGTGCATACGGCTCCCGGTCACGGACAAGACGATTATAAAGTGGGATTAGCGGCAGGACTGGAACCCTATTCTCCCGTGGATGATTACGGTAGATATACCGATGAATTCCCGATGATGAAAGGGACCAAAGTTTGGGATGCAAATCCTAAAATCGTGGAACTCCTGAAAGAAAAAGGTTTATTGCTTCACTATTCCGAATTCGAACATAGCTACCCGCATAGTTGGAGGAGTAAGAAACCTCTCATCTTCAGGGCGACTCCTCAGTGGTTCTTTCAAATTGATCACAAAGGCCTTCGGGAAAAATCGCTGGAAGCGATCGATAAAGTCCAATGGATTCCTAGCTGGGGAATCAGCCGAATTCGATCGATGGTGGAGACCCGACCGGATTGGTGTCTGTCTCGTCAAAGAAATTGGGGGGTCCCGATTCCGGCTTTTACCTGCGAAGACTGCGGGGAAACCCATCTGGATTCCGATTCGGTCCGCTTCTTCACGGAGATCGTAAGACAAAAAGGAATAGAGATTTGGTATACCGAACCCGCGGATGCCTTGCTTCCACCGGGCACGAAATGCGGAAAATGCGGTTCGTCCTCCTTTAGAAAGGGGAAGGACATCCTAGACGTTTGGTTCGATTCGGGTGTATCTAACTTTGCCGTATTAAGCGAACGAGGACCCGAACCTCCTGCGGACCTCTATCTGGAAGGATCGGATCAACATAGGGGCTGGTTTCAATCCAGTTTGTGGCCGTCCATGGCATTAAGGGGAATCCCTCCTTACAAATCCGTACTGACTCACGGTTATGTCCTGGATGAACAAGGACGTGCCATGTCGAAATCCTTGGGCAACGGAATCGATCCTACCAAAGACATCATCAACGTTTACGGGGCGGATATTCTAAGACTCTGGGTAAGTTCCCAGGATTTTCGCGACGATGTTCGGGTCGGGAAAGAAGGCCTTAAAACGATCGCGGACAATTATCGAAAAATTAGAAATACGTTCCGCTACCTGTTGGGAAATCTGGCCGGTCATACGCCCGAGCAAAATTTAACGATCGATGAATTGGAGGAAGTGGATCGCTATTACTTATCCAGATTGGCGCATTTGACGGAAGAACTGAAAGCATATTACGAAAGCTACCAGTTCCATCAAGTTTACCAAAAACTTCTTCTTTTCTGCACCGTAACCTTATCCCAGGATTATTTCGAGATGATAAGGGATAGAATGTACTGCGATCGAAGGGGATCGAAAACGAGACGCTCCTCTTCCACGGTATTGCAAATCATATTGGATACTCTTTGTATTTATTCGGCTCCGATTCTGAGCTTCACGGCGGAAGAAGTTTGGAAGGAAAACGATAAGAGAGACTCGGTCTTTTTGGAAGACTTCCCCGATTTATCCAAGGTTCGAGATCCTAAATTGGAAGCGGACTTTGAAAGAACCCTAGCCGCCCGAGAGATCGTTCACAAAGCCCTCGAAGTCGCGAGACAAGCGGGAAAACTAGGAAAGTCTCTGGAAGGCGCGGTTGAACTGACCGGAAAGGGAAGTACCGAACTCAAGAATCGTTTTTCCAACGCCGCGCTGGAGCTGATTTTTACCGTATCTCAGGTCCGCTTCGATCAAACGGAGCGGGAGATTCTCGCAGAACATTCCGACGAAGAATTTGCGGTCCGAATCGTCAGACCGAAAGAAGGCGAATGCCCTCGCTGTTGGAGACACCCTGCGGAAGAACGGAAAGGAGAACTTTGCCTTCGTTGCGCCGAGGCTGTCTCGATCTAA
- a CDS encoding leucine-rich repeat domain-containing protein yields MIRLLVLPILSGLLLFGNSCKRSAEDILSVASQTPLKVEKLDIGLQKLGTFPQVLFTFPNLKWLDIRLNRLETLPENLGDLQQLEYLNVYGNDLKRLPASCAKLGKLHVLFAGNNDFERIPPELKGLSLKAIYLDQNKLILNESDIDLLGNLQQLQILDLSKNRNIVAFPKNLNLLADHPKLRVLILKDSGLRTADVNAARKLLPKVRIEF; encoded by the coding sequence ATGATTCGATTACTCGTTCTTCCGATTTTATCCGGACTTCTACTCTTCGGAAATTCTTGCAAAAGATCCGCCGAAGATATCCTTTCCGTCGCTTCTCAAACTCCTTTGAAAGTTGAAAAATTGGATATAGGGTTACAAAAGTTAGGCACCTTCCCCCAGGTATTATTTACGTTTCCGAATCTTAAATGGTTGGATATTCGACTGAACCGACTCGAAACGCTTCCCGAAAATCTAGGGGATTTGCAACAACTGGAATACCTAAACGTCTATGGAAACGACTTAAAGCGACTTCCGGCCTCCTGTGCAAAATTAGGAAAATTGCATGTCCTCTTTGCGGGAAATAACGACTTTGAAAGGATTCCTCCCGAATTAAAAGGACTTTCTCTCAAAGCCATCTATCTGGATCAAAACAAATTGATTTTGAACGAATCGGACATAGATCTATTAGGAAATTTGCAACAACTGCAAATTCTGGATTTATCCAAAAACAGGAACATAGTAGCTTTCCCCAAGAATCTAAACCTGCTCGCCGACCATCCGAAGTTGCGGGTTCTTATTCTAAAAGACTCCGGACTTAGAACCGCCGACGTCAACGCAGCGCGCAAATTACTCCCTAAGGTCCGTATTGAATTTTAA
- the purL gene encoding phosphoribosylformylglycinamidine synthase subunit PurL — MEKEAVSLEDALDHGLTTEEFAKIQEILGRIPNSTELGVFSAMWSEHCSYKNSILQLKTLPTKSDKLLAQAGEENAGAMDIGDGLAVVFKIESHNHPTAVEPYQGAATGVGGIMRDIFTMGARPIVSLNSLRFGNPDEPRNKYLLSRAVKGIGDYGNSLGIAVSGGELFIDECFSKNPLVNAMTVGIVRHDQMASATTGGKVGNAVFIVGSTTGRDGIHGASFASKDLTKESESKRSAVQVGDPFMEKLLMEASLEAIQKGLLVGIQDMGAAGISCATSEMSAKGKTGMRIDLDLVPFRETGMNAYEAMLSESQERMLVIPIKGREEELVSIFKKWNLNAVQIGEVTNDGMLEVHKDGKLKVKIPAESLVLGGGAPRYVRETKRPAYLDQVSAWTLHSLPDLRETEEIDSIFSKLLEGWNISSRRPIIEQYDTEVGLVKLIGPGYDGGLSAIPETDRALATATDCNSRYTYLDPYHGTIFAVCEAARNVAVTGADPLGVTNNLNFANPYIPENYYMFSECIRGMGDACRFLGLPVTGGNVSFYNESPEGPIYPTPTIGMVGILNNKKLGIRNYPRKAGIKLALIGKFRPSLGGSEFQKIRWQTVQGRIPELDLSHEKSLLDLIVSLGKDSRVVSAHDLSLGGIAIALAKTAIFSGLGIEANLQELRQDRIDLTLFGETASCILIGFEMKNEISIREATLSTRLDFFLLGETVSDPKLRIADFKIEIPVSELSNRYESGLVEVFR; from the coding sequence ATGGAAAAAGAAGCCGTTTCCCTCGAAGACGCCTTAGATCACGGGCTCACGACGGAAGAATTCGCCAAGATCCAAGAAATATTGGGAAGAATTCCCAACTCGACCGAACTCGGAGTCTTCTCCGCTATGTGGTCGGAGCATTGCTCGTACAAGAATTCCATCCTGCAGTTAAAGACCCTTCCGACAAAATCGGATAAACTCCTGGCCCAAGCCGGGGAAGAAAACGCGGGAGCTATGGATATCGGAGACGGACTCGCAGTCGTTTTCAAGATAGAAAGCCATAATCATCCCACTGCAGTCGAACCTTACCAGGGCGCGGCCACCGGCGTGGGTGGAATCATGAGAGACATTTTTACTATGGGCGCTAGGCCGATCGTCTCTTTGAATTCGCTCCGCTTCGGGAATCCTGACGAACCTCGAAATAAATATCTGTTATCAAGGGCGGTTAAGGGAATCGGCGATTACGGAAATTCTCTCGGGATTGCCGTGTCCGGTGGAGAACTTTTTATCGATGAATGTTTTTCCAAAAACCCGCTCGTAAATGCCATGACGGTCGGAATCGTGCGTCATGATCAAATGGCTAGCGCGACTACCGGAGGCAAAGTCGGAAACGCCGTTTTTATCGTAGGCTCTACTACCGGAAGAGACGGAATTCATGGGGCTTCCTTTGCATCAAAAGACCTAACCAAGGAATCCGAGTCGAAGCGGTCCGCCGTCCAAGTCGGGGACCCGTTTATGGAAAAACTTCTGATGGAAGCCTCTCTCGAAGCCATTCAAAAAGGCCTATTAGTGGGAATTCAAGATATGGGAGCCGCAGGAATTTCCTGTGCAACGTCCGAAATGAGCGCAAAGGGAAAGACCGGAATGCGGATCGATTTGGATTTGGTTCCTTTTCGGGAAACCGGAATGAACGCCTATGAGGCGATGCTTTCGGAGAGCCAAGAGAGAATGCTCGTGATCCCGATCAAAGGCAGGGAAGAAGAACTCGTTTCAATATTCAAAAAATGGAATTTAAATGCGGTTCAAATCGGAGAAGTCACGAACGACGGAATGTTGGAAGTCCATAAAGACGGGAAACTGAAGGTCAAGATTCCTGCCGAATCCCTGGTATTGGGCGGAGGAGCCCCCCGCTACGTTCGTGAAACAAAACGCCCGGCATATCTGGATCAGGTGTCCGCTTGGACTCTTCACTCTTTACCGGACTTGCGGGAAACCGAGGAAATCGATTCCATATTCTCGAAACTTTTGGAAGGCTGGAATATTTCCTCTAGAAGACCGATTATCGAGCAATATGACACCGAAGTCGGGCTGGTAAAACTCATCGGCCCGGGATACGACGGCGGGCTCTCGGCCATTCCCGAAACGGACAGGGCGCTCGCTACCGCAACCGATTGCAACTCCCGATACACGTATCTGGATCCTTATCATGGAACGATATTTGCCGTCTGCGAAGCTGCGCGCAACGTCGCAGTAACCGGCGCCGATCCTCTCGGAGTGACGAATAACCTGAATTTCGCCAATCCGTACATTCCGGAAAACTACTATATGTTTTCCGAATGTATTCGGGGGATGGGAGATGCTTGTCGCTTCCTCGGACTACCGGTAACCGGAGGGAACGTCTCCTTTTATAATGAATCCCCCGAAGGACCCATTTATCCCACGCCAACGATCGGAATGGTCGGAATATTGAATAACAAGAAACTAGGAATACGGAATTATCCTAGGAAGGCCGGAATCAAGTTGGCCCTCATCGGAAAATTTCGCCCATCGCTAGGCGGGAGCGAATTCCAAAAAATCCGGTGGCAGACGGTGCAAGGACGGATCCCGGAGCTGGATCTCTCCCACGAAAAGTCTTTGCTGGATTTGATCGTTTCCCTCGGAAAAGATTCCAGGGTGGTTTCGGCCCACGATTTATCCTTGGGAGGAATAGCCATCGCTTTGGCCAAGACGGCAATCTTCTCCGGTTTAGGAATCGAAGCGAATCTACAGGAACTCCGTCAAGATCGAATCGATTTGACTCTGTTCGGAGAGACTGCTTCCTGCATTTTAATCGGTTTCGAAATGAAAAACGAAATATCGATTCGGGAAGCGACTTTAAGTACGCGTCTCGATTTCTTTCTACTGGGAGAGACGGTTTCCGATCCAAAGCTGCGAATCGCCGATTTTAAAATAGAGATTCCCGTTTCGGAACTTTCGAACCGTTACGAAAGCGGGTTAGTTGAGGTGTTCCGATGA
- a CDS encoding flavin reductase family protein: MPLSHDDFKNALSHFSSGVTVITYSDTTRTGGLTVSSFSSLSLDPPLVLFNLQKNISSHDPLLASGKFTVNILSAEQENLSNQFASGKIDKHELIQTLACSLGHNGVPYLEGTLSRLECDLEKQVDGGDHTIVVGRVLFAASDDSKRPLLYYRRAYYGI; the protein is encoded by the coding sequence ATGCCCCTAAGTCACGACGATTTTAAGAATGCTCTCTCTCATTTTTCCTCAGGCGTAACCGTGATCACGTATTCGGATACGACTCGAACGGGCGGACTTACCGTAAGCAGTTTTAGCTCCTTATCGTTAGATCCTCCGCTGGTCTTATTCAATTTGCAAAAGAATATCTCCAGCCACGATCCCCTATTGGCATCGGGAAAATTTACGGTGAATATTCTTTCTGCGGAACAGGAGAATCTATCCAACCAATTTGCATCGGGAAAAATCGATAAACACGAGCTAATCCAAACCCTAGCCTGTAGTTTGGGCCATAATGGAGTCCCGTACTTGGAAGGGACCCTATCTCGCTTGGAATGCGATTTGGAAAAGCAAGTGGATGGAGGAGATCATACTATCGTAGTGGGCCGGGTTCTGTTTGCCGCTTCGGACGATTCAAAGCGACCTCTTCTTTATTATCGCAGGGCTTACTACGGAATTTAA
- a CDS encoding class I SAM-dependent methyltransferase produces MNQTCYLCKSQRNETVFIENSIAIVRCLDCDHVFSTYEQDEHYEGYWGEEETSYDLNWWDLAHREIYQDFIEKFLSSPKGNILDVGCGLGFFIKMVNNDRPGWDAVGYEISNQAIKFAKEKNGLKNVHSGIVQTSGLPEAHFDIITLWDVIEHIPKPHGLITYLLTLLKPGGFLFIQTPNFPVQLYKAKLKVLINGMKPDYHYLEAKDHINDYSEKTLAMLSKQCGFSSVEFTILKPIASVSGSSAKLGVILKKLFYFGTLLIWKLTFRRINVNLTLFALFRKERKHLSLQNEKLHKVTFNRLKSISRNSLRNENKPTQRVI; encoded by the coding sequence TTGAATCAGACATGCTACCTCTGCAAAAGCCAAAGAAACGAAACCGTTTTTATCGAAAACAGTATCGCCATAGTTCGTTGTTTAGATTGCGATCACGTATTTTCCACGTACGAACAAGACGAACATTATGAAGGATACTGGGGCGAAGAGGAGACTTCCTACGATTTAAATTGGTGGGACCTGGCACACAGAGAAATTTACCAGGATTTCATAGAAAAATTTCTATCTTCACCTAAGGGAAACATCCTTGATGTAGGTTGTGGGCTCGGTTTCTTCATTAAAATGGTCAATAATGATCGACCGGGCTGGGATGCTGTCGGTTATGAGATCTCAAACCAAGCGATAAAGTTCGCGAAGGAAAAAAACGGATTAAAAAACGTCCATTCCGGTATCGTGCAAACCAGCGGCCTTCCTGAGGCGCATTTCGATATTATCACACTTTGGGATGTGATCGAACACATCCCGAAACCTCACGGCTTAATTACGTATCTGCTCACATTATTAAAACCGGGCGGGTTTCTATTCATTCAAACCCCCAACTTTCCGGTTCAACTATATAAAGCAAAGTTAAAGGTTTTAATCAACGGAATGAAGCCCGATTATCATTATCTGGAAGCGAAAGATCATATAAATGATTATTCCGAAAAAACCCTAGCGATGCTATCAAAGCAATGCGGATTTTCTTCGGTGGAATTCACTATTTTAAAACCGATTGCCTCCGTTTCCGGGAGCAGCGCTAAATTAGGCGTTATTTTGAAGAAATTATTCTACTTTGGTACTTTACTAATTTGGAAATTAACGTTTAGGCGTATCAACGTAAATCTTACTCTTTTTGCGCTATTTCGTAAGGAACGGAAACATTTGTCCCTTCAGAATGAAAAACTCCACAAGGTTACGTTCAACCGGCTGAAATCGATTTCCAGAAATTCTCTCCGGAATGAAAACAAGCCGACCCAGCGAGTTATTTGA
- a CDS encoding amidase, with translation MAKEAQDFEAYDALGLSELIRRKKAHPKELVEFSAKKIETLNPKLNAVVQQTIEQARSLAASGKSPKGPFFGVPILLKDIIHEVKGERITSGSKAYRKYIAESDTEFVSRFRKAGFIFMGTTNVPEFALMGITEPKLHGPTRNPWDLERTPGGSSGGSAAAVASGMVSVATASDGGGSIRIPAAYCGLFGLKPSRGRVPVYPLGRVWQGASADHVLTKSVRDSAAILDLVCGITQAEAFNLEKPKATFLSETRKAPGKLRIAYSFQSPIGTGVNADHSEAVLETAKLLKSLGHKVEEATPKIDGKKLAKAYIMMYFGEVAAEIQKLETVLGRKARMGDVESTTWILGLLGRSVGAGEFVSAIRYWDQAAFRTEEFHREYDVYLTPATAEPPAKIGELAPKFYEEIAMQIIGRAGLGKLLLATGMVDQLLEKNLSRTPFTQLANLTGQPSMSVPLSRTRFGLPIGMMFTGARGREDILIRLASQLEKAKPWAS, from the coding sequence ATGGCGAAAGAGGCGCAGGATTTCGAAGCGTACGATGCATTGGGGCTTTCCGAGCTGATCCGTCGAAAAAAAGCCCACCCGAAAGAATTAGTGGAATTTTCGGCTAAGAAAATCGAGACTCTGAATCCTAAATTAAACGCAGTCGTACAACAAACGATCGAACAAGCAAGAAGCCTCGCCGCTTCCGGCAAAAGCCCCAAGGGACCTTTTTTCGGGGTTCCCATATTGCTGAAGGATATCATACATGAAGTGAAAGGAGAAAGAATCACCTCCGGCTCCAAAGCGTATCGTAAATACATCGCAGAATCGGACACGGAATTCGTTTCGAGATTTAGAAAGGCCGGATTCATATTCATGGGCACTACGAATGTTCCGGAATTCGCTTTGATGGGAATTACCGAACCGAAACTTCACGGTCCGACCCGAAACCCCTGGGACCTCGAACGCACCCCTGGCGGATCTAGCGGAGGATCGGCCGCAGCCGTCGCCTCCGGAATGGTTTCCGTCGCCACAGCTTCGGATGGCGGAGGTTCGATTCGAATTCCGGCGGCTTATTGCGGATTATTCGGATTAAAACCGAGTAGAGGACGAGTACCGGTCTATCCGTTAGGAAGAGTTTGGCAGGGTGCCTCTGCCGATCATGTGCTGACAAAATCCGTACGGGATAGCGCGGCAATTTTGGATTTAGTTTGCGGAATCACTCAAGCGGAAGCTTTTAATTTAGAAAAACCTAAAGCAACCTTTCTCTCCGAGACCAGGAAAGCTCCCGGAAAATTACGAATCGCTTATTCATTTCAATCTCCGATCGGCACCGGAGTCAATGCCGATCATTCGGAAGCGGTTTTAGAAACGGCCAAGTTATTGAAATCCTTAGGTCATAAAGTGGAAGAGGCAACCCCGAAGATCGACGGAAAAAAACTGGCGAAAGCCTACATCATGATGTATTTCGGAGAAGTGGCCGCAGAAATTCAAAAATTAGAAACTGTGCTCGGAAGAAAAGCCAGGATGGGCGATGTAGAATCTACGACATGGATCCTGGGTTTATTGGGTCGTTCGGTTGGAGCCGGAGAATTCGTCTCGGCAATCCGCTATTGGGATCAGGCGGCCTTTCGAACCGAGGAGTTCCATCGAGAGTATGACGTTTATCTTACTCCCGCAACCGCGGAACCACCCGCCAAGATCGGGGAATTAGCTCCGAAGTTCTACGAAGAGATTGCGATGCAAATCATAGGCCGAGCCGGCTTAGGAAAACTTCTATTGGCTACGGGCATGGTCGATCAACTTTTGGAAAAAAATCTATCCCGCACTCCGTTTACTCAGCTCGCAAATTTAACGGGCCAGCCCTCGATGTCCGTTCCCTTGTCTCGCACAAGATTCGGCTTGCCGATCGGAATGATGTTTACAGGAGCTCGAGGTCGGGAGGATATCCTGATCCGACTCGCCTCACAACTGGAAAAGGCAAAACCCTGGGCGAGCTAG